The Oryza brachyantha chromosome 6, ObraRS2, whole genome shotgun sequence region GTTGCATTGCAGTTAAAGGAAAGCATATGACTGTCAAATGGTTAATACTCTTAAATTGCACAGCTGCAACAAATATATCTGTACCAACCTGTAAAAATTTTTCCCATAATTTCTCAAAGGGCAGTGAACCAGGTGTCAAGAACATAAGAGCAATCTTTGGATTTTTTGACACTGGCATCGGCATTGCAAGAATATCCCTAATGACCACAGATGAAATGATCTCCTCATCAGTCCGCTCCCTGCGGGTTACAGATGGGAGCCAATCCCTGAAACCTGTGCACCCACCAGAACCAGAGAGGTAGCATTGCGAATAGCGCCGTGGTGGGAACACATAGGCCCCAATCAACACAAAACAAACCAGTGACACAAGTATGATTATCCACTTGGGCTTCTTGGCCGCAGCCCGGTGGCGCAGAGATGGCATGACAGTCATATCCTTGCTGCCCTGCTGCAACACTCAAGATACTTCTATCTCCTCACCATGTTCAGATCATCTAGAGATCGTCACCATCAAAGTATCAAACTCTGGTAATTATGATGTGAAGTTACCACACCGGACTACCCGAGCCCAGATGAATCCCAATGAGCTAAAAGGTTGACACCTTCCTGCAATTGCAAATAAGCACAACATCAATCATGGGATCACGAAAGCTCCTAGGCAAGAGACAGAATTCGGTCGCGCAAACAAAAACTCCATTTGGCCAATGATTGTTCTTGCACAAAATCTCGATGCATCCAGTAGGTGATTCAGCTAAGCAAAGCTACCAGCATCCTACCAAGCTACCAGTCGGTCCCCCTGCTCGGGAGATTTTGTAAGCTGTTCGATGAATCCAGCAAAGCCGGCAGCGAATTGGTTGGAAATAGGTGATCTACACGTTGAAATCAGGTGCTTTTCCACAGTAAGGCAGCGTCGCCCAAGTCCACGACGGCGGCTCGCGAAAAAGTCAAACTCTGACCAGATCATCCCGATCCCAATTCGCTAGCCCAGAACGCCATTACCCAGCTCGATCCAATCTACTGCTCGCcgcaccaccatcaccaagCACACCCATCCCAAATCACCATAGCCAAAGCCACAATTCACTCACAGAAGCTcacgtaaaaaagaaaaaaaaatcgaaaccACGCGCACCACAGAGCAACACCCAAAAAACTACGCTAAACCGCGCGCTTACCCCAGCTCTCCCGCGACGACCAAGCCCAATGCGAGAGACGCGGCGCAGGAGCTCGCTCCGAAACGAGCTTAGCTCGcaccccgcccgcccgcctgAAATGGCACGAAACGGACACCGAACCGGAGCTCGCGGGGGCCCGGTCCCGGCGGGGAGGTcgccgcggcgagctcggcggcggcggccgcggaggTGGATCTGGAGATCGGATTGGGatgcggcggaggtggagagagagagagagagagagagagagagagagagagagaggagggagagattAAACAAATGGATTTAATTAAGCTGGAAGTGGCACTAATCCGCCTCTCGCTGCCGTGATGGGCTTCGAAAtggtggggaggggaggaggtggtttGGATTTAAGTAATCGTTTTGGTCGTGTGCTTTTTTGCAACTGGGTCCCTTGAAAGTTTCTCACTTTGGAGGTAGTCATGGTCATCAGGGTTTCTAGATTTGGCATTTTTTAAAGTCGAACCAGTTTGAATTATATGTTTGTAAAATCCAtatttcctctgttttacGTTATAAGATTCTTTTAACTTTATCTGAATTTATTTGTGTgctgataaatttagacatatatataaaatataacaatgatatatatagatgaatctagataaacctgaaaaattttataatatagaacaaagTGAGTGAGTAGTATTCTTAGTCTtgtttgtttatcttttttgtGAGGTAGAGGTAGTGCGAGAATATGCGATTCGTATGAACTAATGGttgctttttttatatagtctAATAAAAATTGGCCAAAAGAGGCATACCTTTGGTTGAATATGCATCTACCTTTGGTATCAGAGTGCATATGCATGTGTGGTACATAAGCACTGTAGCCACCCACAAAAGCATATTAGCACTACTGCATCTTTGCTGGTACTACCTTTGGCTTTGGGATCGATCAGATCATCAGACCCCTGTTTGGATGTTGGAGCAGGGATGGTCAACGGCTACAGCAATTTTCTCACCAAGGCTGTTTAGCTGCTGGCCATAGTTTACCACATATAAGTTTAAACAAGTTTAATGTAAGCTTGCAGCCACGGGCAACATTATCTTCCAACAAATTAGGCCATCTTAAACTCACCAAGGCGTGACAAAGAATTTGATAGCACCAATCTAGATAAATATGATAACTTCTATTGATCATGTTAGGAAAATGTGATAGTAAACCAGATAACCTTTACAGTTCAGTATTAACTCCATTCTAtcctataagatttttttttgacactcAAAATTatgatgctaatgaatctaaacacatatataaaatatatttttatctatggATGAAACTAAAGTAAGatcaaaaaatgttttataatatgaaacggctGAGTAAGATTCAAATAGGCCCTACATTTTCAGCGAGATCCAGAAGAATTTAGAGAGTCGAAACATACAAACGACGCCTTTGTTTGTTGACCGGTCAATAATGGGTTTGGTGACTGTGTGTACAATTCTACGGTTAGGAGTATTCGCAACGCAAGGACCGTACATACATCGCCCCCAAAAAATGACAGGTACAGAGAATCTGGATTCTGGATCTACCTAGCAAAGTAATCTCTCACctgaaaacaaacaaagaaaacgATGCTTCTTTCAAGCATTTGGGATGTCCAGAACATCCAACAGAAAACGAAAATGGTATTGGCCTGTTTGGGTTGGCTGTTCCAGGAGCAGGCAAGCGTCCAGACACAGTGAGTGTGTGAGATCCAGGTCAAGACAAAACTAGGTAGGCTGGCTTGGCCCTACCTCTGTCTCTGCCTGGTCCTCAAGACCTCAACCATGAACGGATGGACTTGTCTGCACTCTGCAGGGCTGCTGCTTCCAATAggatctcatctcatctcatctcatgcTGTCATGCACCGGCATGATTCCAAATGCTTACCTGGATCTGGATGTAAGCCAAGAAATCACATTTCAATTGACAGGTGCAAGATTTTGCTCATGTTGCCTTTTGTGCTTTGCACATGGGTAACCCATCTGGAAATACATATGAAATGGGTGTTGATGTGAGAAATGTAGATGTATTTGATGTTCAAGTAGATGGTCATCGTGCTTATTCAACTATGAACATGTGCACCAGTATCttatcttacaatataaaacaattgTACATCAAAATGAATGCCTTCACCCAGCACGGGAGGCCAAACAGGGAAGCTAcaaaaagcagcagcagcagcagtgtcGATgcagaagggaaaaaggtaATTCTGAGACGTAATTAACATCTACAACCTCACGCGAAGCAAAAGAAATTGCCCCAACTCGTTTCGAATATCTGGTGGTCTTTTATTGTTTACACGAATAAGATCCTCAATTTACAGTACTTCACCTAGTCTCATCTTCTAGGTTGCGGAAGCCGGTTGTGAGGTCATCATACAATTTCTGGAATTTCGCGATTAAGACATCTTCACCTTCTGCAGGGTCCTCAAACTTTTGAGATCTGTTGCAGAGTGAATTATTCAGCAGACAGGATTATCAATGGAAACAAAACCACTAGTAGGTACCATTTTGAGTACAAAACTGAAATACTTACACTAGGCGATAGAATAGATCACCCATGCGGTGCTTTATGacactgtatgttattttttgtccATCAGCATTGGCTGCACGCTCCACAGCCTACAAGACAAGACAGAAATATACCCTTTGTTAAAGATTGATGGATTCAAACAAACTACAGTCACCTATGAATACTAGAAGTTTCTTTCCAGAAGATGAAAATAGTTTAGATATCAGATGGGTCTTAAAAAGGTTCATACATCAAATTTACCTAAAGGATGTTGCTACTTGCCACTAATGTTTCTTATAGACATAATCATTATACAAAATTCAGCTCATTGCAAGTCTAGCCAATGgttctttttgaaaaaaaaattataattagcCTAGAACCTACTACCTCCGCTCCAAAtcataagcatttctaggttgtttagcagagattaaggttgagaagaaaaatacTTTAGTGCCCCTTAATAAATATTGAGTGGGGGTGGGAGGGTAAGTGGAGGTAAGATGGGTAGACATTTAATTGGGAGGTGATTGATGGGACAAGTAGTACGGTGATTGAGGGAAGTAGTTGTTTGTGCACCaatttccaaaagaaaaatattgaagtCACATAATTCACTTAACTAGATGAATTTGAGCAAAAATGATTGACTTAAACCCAAGTCTTTGGTGGACATATGAATACAATGGCATGGAGAGAACCCTTAGGCGTTAGCACAGTGACATCCAACCCAACCAAGGGATTCAGTGAGAGTTGATGAAAGTGTGCAACAGAACTGGGGTGAAGtaaataaattcttttttatcAACTATTTGTGTGAGATTTCTGCTTTGGCTGAGGACCAGTGCAAGTGCTGCCAACACCCAGGGTTGTGCCTTAATGGTTTTTCGTTTAGGGCTGCAGCCTCATAAAGAAAATGAACATAGCTGTTAATATTAGAACAGATATAACAATACAGTTCATGATAGGAATAAAGCACAATATTTAAACTCCTAGATCAATGAGCAAAAAGGACAGAATTTCAATCCATAATGGTAGAAAGAAAATTTCCATAAGCAAAAAGAATTTTCAGAATAAATAGCAACCTTaccaaaatgtcaaacaaaACATTCTTCAAAGTTCAAACCAAAGTTGCTTGACAAATTTAAGATCCAAGCACAAAAAAAGTAGTAACACGTGAGATTACCTGATTTGCTAATGTGTTGAAATGAATAATGTTGCGCATCATCCAAACAGACTTGTAGAATGGACAGAACTTGTCATATCTGTTTCATTGTATTAGCCATGATCAGAATTAAGTGGTTAATCATTAACCCTTAAAATACAGACAAGAATCTGTATTAAATCACACTAACTAGGGTATCACTCACGGGGTAAATGCATTTTGTGCCAAGTAATCTTCCCTTAGTAGTTTGGCTGTCTCCAACGTAATCTTGTCAGATTCTGCCAGTGCATCTTTACCAACAAGCTGAAATGTGGTGAAGATATTAGGCCAAATGATGCCATAGCAATCATATTATACAAAGCAAGAAGGGCCAttaaatatcaataaaatacaaattgAATAGTTTGAGCAACCTCAAGTGTTGTTGCTACTATTTTTGGAAATGAAAATCACCATGTTAAGTGTTCCAAGATCCAACCATTGCTTCTACGACCAAATCTAGGAAGCAGATCCTCATTAAACAAAGTGAATAAAAATACCTGGACAATTTCATTTAGATCATCCTCTCTCTGCAACACTTCACGAGCTTTTGTTCTAATATCAATGAAATCTGGATCGAACTTCTCATAGAAGGATTCCAGAGCCTACAGCGCAGGAGATAGCATGTTAGTGTGAATGgtgattttaattgtattGACATCATAGGAAAGTTGTAAATAACCTTTGAGTATTTTGAGTAAGAGATGAGCCAATTGACAGATGGGAAATGCTTTCTTTGAGCCAGCTTCTTATCCAATCCCCAGAAGACCTGCAATAGAGAGCAGTTAAGACTATCAAACAATGAAATATGCTGTCAGAAAGGTCTAAAACTTTAATTCAAAGGTTGGATTATGTAGCAGTTTCCTTACCTGCACAATACTAAGAGTTGCAGAGGTAACAGGATCTGAAAAATCACCTCCAGGTGGAGAGACAGCACCAACAATTGTGACACTGCCTGTCCGATCTGGACTGCCAAGACATTTCACCTTACCAGCACGTTCATAAAAGGATGCCAAACGTGCAGCCAAATATGCAGGGTAACCACTATCTGCAGGCATTTCAGCCTGAAAATCGATCAAATCATCAGTTTCAAATTCACATTACTGTAGAGTAAAGCAGTAAGTAGCTAGCGAGAGCACTTtcgacaaaaaataatttgtagtaAGATAACTGCCTGGTAAATATTTCAAGCAAGATGCATCAAACCTATATAATAAGTGCCATTTACATGTTTCAATACATTAATCTCCCCATTGCTCTATTATCTTGATATTGGATGGTACAGTCGACTATTGATGAATTCAGTAATAAATTAAGCTACTgaattgaaataaaataaataatactcttGGATCAAGAATTCACAGGAAATGGAATAGAATTAAATCCCAAATCCGAATAGGGGTACATCATTAAAAGGAATTCACATTCATGTCACAGCATAGCATAGAGAAGTCAACATAAGTTGCAAACAAAAGACCAAAAAGGTAATATAGTAACATGAAAGGAAGAATCATACCAGACGTCCTGAAATCTCACGCAAGGCTTCAGCCCATCGAGAAGTGGAATCGGCCATCATACTGACATTATAGCCCATGTCACGGAAGTATTCAGCAATTGTAATTCCTGGTGGgcagaaaaaaacatatgattgTTTTGTTGACAGAGAGAACATCAGGGGTAATGCATAATTAAGCAAGGACTATTTTTAGTGTATTACTAGAAACCACACATATTGTACCACTTCATTGAGTTTCAATCACTAAAAGATCTAGTGCTAACAAGCTAGTTACCATCCATCATAAACTGACTCCAACAAAACAGTTAGTAATAATACATGCCATGACTAACaggaatatatgtatatcctCAATAAACTATGCAGGCCATggctaaaagaaaaatgtgtaTATCCTCAATGTTCTActgaaaaattatgaaacatgCATAGATATATTTGTCAAATCCATGTGACGATTGTATTGAGATAACTATAGTCTATTAGTCTCTAACGAAGCAACACTTTCTGGTAGAGGAAAGGACTTCAGCAAATGGATACACATTCCTATATTACTATACTAATGGAATGCTAAATTCAAAACATCAGTAAtcagtatatatgtattaccTGTATAAATGGAGGCTTCACGAGCAGCAACAGGCATGTTGGATGTGTTAGCGACAAGTGTTGTTCTTTTCATAACGGACTCTTCACGTCCATCAGGCAATGTCATTGTCAATTGTGGGAAGTCCATAAGGACCTCAGCCATCTCGTTTCCTCTTTCTCCACAGCCCACATAAACAACAGCTTCAGAATTGGAGTACTGCATAAGATAATTTGACTCAGTAGAAGGCTATAATTCAGTCATTTTAAAAAGCTAATGCCTGCAGTTGGATAAAACTATAACAAATAGAGAGGAATAGTGATAAGACCTTTGAAAGTGCCTGACTAATGACAGTTTTTCCACAACCAAATGCTCCAGGAATAGCACATGTTCCTCCAAGCACCGAGGGAAATAGTGCATCAAGTACACGCTGAAAACAGCTCATAGCAAATGAGAGGTACAGCAAGTAAAATAGAGCAGGACAGGAAATCATCACTTCATCAAATCTTGacaataatgaaaaaaaacaatatggaGGAGCTGTGAGTAGCTAGCTTTGTGTACCTGTCCTGTTAGAAGAGGCGTATCAGCAGCAAGCTTTGATGAAACAGGCCTTGGTGACCGGACAGGCCATGTCTGCAGAGCATAAATATTCAGATATACATAAACATGGTAAAGACATATTTAATGAAAGGGAAAGCACTTTGCCTGGAGCATAGTAAATTGCTTTTTGATGCCCTGAAATTCTAGTTCCAGAACTGTATCCTGCATACAGAAAGTTAGGATTAGGATATCACATGAAgttaagccaaaaaaaatgaggcaCAGAAGCAGCAGCTTTAAGTAATGCATACTAACCTGCAAACTATACTGGCCAGCTGGTGCAATATAACTTATTTTCCCCATAGAACCAGGAGGAAGGGCAACATTATGTTTCATCAGTGTATTCTCAAACACAGTCTGCAAGGTAGTTAGGACAATGTAaagacacataaaaaaattgcatcatCAGTGATCTGCAGATTGCAGAAGATCGCTAGCAATAAAACAAGATAATAACTTGTAAACAAGGGAAATGTCTTGTGAACTTACAGCATATAGATCTCCACCAGTGATGGCATCTCCAACACCTATTCAAATGACAAATGTAATGTATCTTTCTGTACAGgaaaaaacttgaaaacaGTCATGCTCAGATTTTACAACAGGATAGCAGGCACGATACCTAGCTTATTTGGCTTGAATTCCCACAACTGATCTTTGTCAAGAGCAGGGACTGAAACACCACGTGGTATGTACACATCTCCAGACTTTATAGCAATAGTTTTTAGAGGGCGCTGCGAAGGGTAGATAAGAAAAAAGTTCATGTAATCAGCATAGAAGTCCTCGTATCAGCCTAATAAATATGCGATTACTACATCTGAttcacctggattccatcaaagaTATTTCCAAGGATACCAGGTCCCAATTCAACTGAAAGAGGCTGATGAAAGTAGAAACCAAGCATTATAAAAGaagtgaaaaggaaaaaagaacataCATGAAATGCACATAGAATTAACAATGCATCACACCTTTCTTGTTCTCAACACTGGATCATTAACCATCAACCCAGCAGTTTCCTCGTAAACTGTAAAGTGATAATCACAagataaaatttgtaaaatttatacgTGTCATAAGGAGAAAAGGCGCCACAAATATGTGTTACACTGTTCTATACCTTGAATGGTGGCTGAATCACCCTCAAGACGAATAATTTCCCCAATAAGGTTATCATTACCAACTCGAACAAGTTCATACATGGCAGCACCACCCATTCCATCAGCCACGACCACAGGTCCAGAAACCTAGAAGAATGCAAAACAAAGGCGAAACAATTcgttcaaacaaaaaaaaaaagtacgaaAAGACGGATCATGTGCCAATAAGAGACGCCAAGGCATTATCAACATATTATCCAAACGTACTAAACCCCAAAAGCACAATACCGCATCTGCACAACGGAAATGGTTTCACCATAGAAACCAAACCAATCACAGTTAACGCATCAATCATCGATCCACACAGTAAAATTTAGCCAGCGCCTCTCGTGATCCAAACACCAGTAGAACCCTAAATTAATCCGCCCAAAAGTTCACCTAATCCCACATCAATTCAACTCGATCCAAACACCACTCCCCAGCCCCAGTCTCTTAGCAGAGATCACACGCCAATTACAGGCAGCAGcgccaccccccccccccccccccccatacTCCCGTGATCGAGAACCCGAGACAGCACTAAAATCCACAGACAGCACCTCCGCTCCACTGATCCAGACGACCAGAGGCCAACCCCAATTCGTAACATCGCATCTACACATACATGAGACTGATCCAACGAGGATGAGGGGCGGCGAAAGGGGACCAAACCTTGCGGACGTAGCCGTACTCGCTCTCCTTCTCCGAGTCCtcgaaggtggtgacgcgaTCGTACGCcatgccggcggcgggcggcgggcggtcgtcgccggcgtcagATCACgcgggggagagagagagagagaggaggagaagggaagAGGGAGACGGCTCTCTCTCGATCTGGGCTGGAACAAGCTGCGATGGGGAACGGGGCCACGATTGCATAAGCGGATTTCGTTTCcggatttgttttttttatctctctctttcgcatttaaaatttgaaaatctaTGGGTTTTTACTtgtcttttttgtttggtttgcagCTGATTtgggtttttattttagttttttggtttgtttCATCATGCCATGCCATGAGTGGCGGTGGTGCTGTCAACGACTTGGTTGGGACATGTTAACATCACACTGATTAAAGATGTGTATACAGTAAATGCTATTCTAGTGACATTAGTGACCCTTTATTGATCAAAATAACAAAGTTATactttaacaatttaaaacaCAAGGAGTTTGTTTGGATAATTTGTTAATAGTCAGGTGAGGTTAGTCTGGGACATGGTTATGAGGGAATAGATTGTATGGAATATTAGGATTTCTAGACAATGAATAACATACGGGCTTTACTTTAAAAGTACCTATAGCTActcaattttgttttaagcTTGTACATTCAACCCCAATTTTTTCagacatatattttatttttagcaaatttcacaaaactacatattatttgattaaacTATCACAAAAGTACAGTTTTAAAGAGATATATCACGGAACTATAGATTTAACATCAAACTTATCCTAAAACCACATTTCCCCTTTAATGTAATTGTCTActgcaacatttttttatcgCAAATGTATAATCTATTAACTCCCAAAAAAGCAAAATAGTACAATgaatataaactatatattatcTGTAGTTGTgtgataacttcataaataaatctatatttatgtGATACTATgcattaaatacatattttcatGTTGAATTTAGTACtactaaatttatagttttacgGTATATCTCTTTAAATCCGCATTTTTCTTTggtgaaatatatattattcacattttagagagggggaaggaatCTCTTCAGGAAAGCCTATAGCCTCGCAGGCCAGCCCACTTGCTCGGCTAGCCCATTTCCCAACCAGGCCCAGCCCACGCACACGAAGAGCTTCTTCTCCCCGTCTCGGCGGCATCGCCGCATCGCCTTCCCATCCCCttctccgacgacggcgagcgcgggcgcggcggcgtctaCGTATCCGAGGTAACCCAAGGatggcgccgcgccgcgcttaCTACGTACGCGGGAAGACGCGACTACGAGCGCGCGCTCGAGAGGTAAGCTGTGCTACATCTCGAAGCTTCCGGTGTCGGGATTTTTTTGTACTGCCGATGAAACCACGAGAACATGGGATCCTTCGATTTGGTGCATCCTTGCTGCAGAACTGACCCCGATGGGGGAGGTCGTTCTAGTATTGTTCTGTTGTTAGGGCAGTGCTGGTTTAGTACTGGTAGCGATCAACTGCCCACTTACGCTCGATTGACTGATTAGTTAGTTACCTGGGCTAGTGATCAAATGGAGGGTTTCAATCCTCACTGCTGCTCCCACTCCATGTACTGTCATATCCTGGCTTTACTCTTGTGTTCTGATGCTCTCACCTGGAGCGTCTGCTTTATTTCGTGAGATATCGATATTGGATAGCATGGAACCCGACCAATAGAGCCAGTGACTCTTTCCCTCTTAGCTAATGATGATTGTCCAGCTACTTTCTTTTCTTGAGAAGATTGTCCTGGTAATTTCTCATTAATAGGAGTTAGGACAGCCCTCACAGCGTGTTATGGTGTTAGAGTATCACCAATTTATCTTTCAATTCACCTCAAAGCACAAAACATATTATCCTGCATATTATCAGCTATTACCAATTTCCATTAACACCAAAACACAGAACATATACTCCTACATCTTATTGGCTGCTGCTATATGTTGGGCATGTGCCATTTTACAATTTGAGTAATCAAGAAATTTGAGTAGTCAAGAAATTTGACTGTTGATGTTACAATTTGAAGTGTTAGTTCAGTTTTAGTTAAAAGGGGAAAACGTGAATataatgctagctagctagttaattACATGATGGGGATACAACCAAGTCATTTTATCCATTGTTTGCCAATGTTGTTCAGCATGGGCCACCACACCTACAAGGGATATGTTCACTTAAATgacaaaataaaaggaattTTTCCACATCCACACATCTATCCCGTGACATGATGTGCAGTCATATCCAACTCTGAATGAGCCATTATCATACCCAAAGGATCAGCTGTAGTTGCCTGGATATTTATATGTGAGAAACCAGAAGTGTATCACCTCCACAACTAAACTAATCCTTAATCCATAAATACATAGCTGGTTTACAGTGATCTGCATCACTATACATGCATGACCTGGAAGCTAGATGTAAACCATGCAATAGCCTCACGtgagagaaa contains the following coding sequences:
- the LOC102699316 gene encoding V-type proton ATPase catalytic subunit A; translated protein: MAYDRVTTFEDSEKESEYGYVRKVSGPVVVADGMGGAAMYELVRVGNDNLIGEIIRLEGDSATIQVYEETAGLMVNDPVLRTRKPLSVELGPGILGNIFDGIQRPLKTIAIKSGDVYIPRGVSVPALDKDQLWEFKPNKLGVGDAITGGDLYATVFENTLMKHNVALPPGSMGKISYIAPAGQYSLQDTVLELEFQGIKKQFTMLQTWPVRSPRPVSSKLAADTPLLTGQRVLDALFPSVLGGTCAIPGAFGCGKTVISQALSKYSNSEAVVYVGCGERGNEMAEVLMDFPQLTMTLPDGREESVMKRTTLVANTSNMPVAAREASIYTGITIAEYFRDMGYNVSMMADSTSRWAEALREISGRLAEMPADSGYPAYLAARLASFYERAGKVKCLGSPDRTGSVTIVGAVSPPGGDFSDPVTSATLSIVQVFWGLDKKLAQRKHFPSVNWLISYSKYSKALESFYEKFDPDFIDIRTKAREVLQREDDLNEIVQLVGKDALAESDKITLETAKLLREDYLAQNAFTPYDKFCPFYKSVWMMRNIIHFNTLANQAVERAANADGQKITYSVIKHRMGDLFYRLVSQKFEDPAEGEDVLIAKFQKLYDDLTTGFRNLEDETR